One Candidatus Niyogibacteria bacterium CG10_big_fil_rev_8_21_14_0_10_46_36 DNA window includes the following coding sequences:
- a CDS encoding DNA-binding protein translates to MKKTDIVDLVHEKLGGTKKQAEEAVDTVFMAITDSLKKRDKVSISDFGIFDAKARAARKARNPRTGEMVDVPATTVPKFRASRALKEAVK, encoded by the coding sequence ATGAAAAAAACAGACATTGTTGACCTCGTTCACGAGAAGCTCGGTGGAACAAAAAAACAAGCAGAAGAAGCGGTGGATACCGTCTTCATGGCAATCACCGACTCTCTCAAAAAGCGTGATAAAGTTTCCATCAGCGACTTCGGGATTTTCGATGCGAAGGCACGCGCGGCACGCAAAGCCCGCAATCCTCGCACCGGCGAGATGGTTGACGTACCGGCAACAACGGTACCGAAATTCCGCGCCAGTCGAGCTCTCAAAGAAGCAGTAAAATAA
- a CDS encoding 2,3-bisphosphoglycerate-independent phosphoglycerate mutase (catalyzes the interconversion of 2-phosphoglycerate and 3-phosphoglycerate) — MINNTIIIAKNQSFVQKPPAMRFSAVRAGCYNEYTMTDKKQLSLMHIPYKPLVLVILDGFGVNPALTEGTWQYAKMPTIREIERSYPFTTLQASGISVGLMFGEPGNSEVGHLTIGSGRVVYHHLPRIIVSIQDGSFFKNEAFLNALSHARKHSGTVHMLGLFSSGSVHAYADHWYALLDLVREKGGDVPTALHMFTDGRDAPQKEGAHFIEMIQKRLRDEYPFAAIVSLIGRRFAMDRDDHWERIESAYRLFTEGGGNAFDDPHTYIEKQYAEDKTDEFIEPGYLKDDANAPAGRIRAGDAVIFVNYREDSMRELTEAFTLNGFDRFARNIIDNVFFVTMTEYDKRFPVHAAFPPLEIAYPLARVISDAGKKQIHIAESEKYAHVTYFFNGGIESPFPGEDRKLIPSPKNIRFDEKPEMSAAGVTESVLDAIESYDFVLANFANGDMVGHTGNLQATVKAIEVIDFSLGMIIPKVLEKGGAVIVTADHGNAEEKIFSTSGEKRTNHTSNPVPFYLIANETKRTAPRSDAETRVMYGHTEGVITDIAPTILELLDLPVPKEMIGLSLLGRLLK, encoded by the coding sequence GTGATAAACAATACGATAATCATAGCAAAAAATCAGTCTTTTGTCCAGAAACCGCCTGCGATGCGTTTTTCGGCGGTGCGGGCGGGATGCTACAATGAATATACAATGACGGACAAGAAACAGCTTTCTCTCATGCATATCCCGTACAAGCCTCTTGTGCTCGTGATTCTTGACGGATTTGGGGTTAATCCCGCGCTTACCGAAGGCACTTGGCAATACGCAAAGATGCCGACCATCCGTGAGATAGAACGATCGTATCCGTTTACGACATTACAGGCGTCGGGAATCTCCGTCGGGCTTATGTTTGGCGAGCCGGGAAACTCTGAAGTCGGCCACTTAACAATAGGTTCAGGCCGTGTCGTGTACCATCATCTCCCGCGGATTATTGTTTCTATCCAGGACGGCTCATTTTTTAAGAACGAAGCGTTTTTGAATGCGTTGTCTCATGCGCGCAAGCACTCGGGAACCGTGCACATGCTCGGACTCTTTTCTTCCGGGTCGGTGCATGCCTATGCTGATCATTGGTATGCACTTTTAGATTTAGTGCGGGAGAAAGGAGGCGATGTTCCGACTGCTCTTCATATGTTTACCGATGGACGGGATGCCCCGCAAAAAGAGGGCGCTCATTTTATAGAAATGATTCAAAAGAGGCTTCGGGATGAATATCCGTTTGCTGCCATCGTTTCTCTTATCGGGCGACGCTTTGCAATGGACCGCGATGATCACTGGGAACGGATAGAGTCGGCGTATCGCCTGTTTACGGAAGGGGGAGGAAATGCGTTTGATGACCCTCATACATATATAGAAAAGCAATACGCTGAAGACAAAACTGATGAATTTATTGAACCCGGATATTTAAAAGACGACGCCAATGCTCCCGCGGGGCGCATACGGGCGGGTGACGCGGTAATCTTTGTGAACTATCGCGAAGACAGTATGCGCGAACTCACTGAAGCGTTTACTCTGAACGGTTTTGACCGGTTTGCACGGAATATCATTGATAATGTTTTTTTTGTGACGATGACGGAATATGACAAACGGTTCCCGGTACATGCCGCATTCCCTCCGCTCGAAATCGCTTATCCTTTAGCGCGTGTCATATCTGATGCGGGAAAAAAGCAAATTCATATCGCCGAAAGCGAAAAGTACGCGCATGTCACCTATTTTTTTAATGGTGGGATAGAAAGCCCCTTCCCGGGCGAAGACAGAAAGCTCATACCGTCTCCCAAGAACATCCGTTTTGATGAAAAGCCCGAGATGTCCGCTGCGGGCGTTACCGAATCGGTGCTTGATGCGATAGAGTCATATGATTTTGTGCTTGCAAATTTTGCGAACGGCGATATGGTCGGGCATACCGGAAACCTCCAGGCGACGGTAAAGGCTATTGAGGTGATAGATTTTTCCTTAGGGATGATTATCCCGAAGGTGCTTGAAAAAGGGGGGGCAGTTATCGTGACTGCTGATCACGGAAATGCCGAAGAGAAGATATTTTCTACTTCGGGTGAAAAGCGTACCAATCACACCTCAAATCCGGTGCCGTTTTATTTGATAGCTAACGAAACGAAACGAACGGCACCTCGGAGCGATGCTGAAACGCGGGTGATGTACGGACATACCGAGGGCGTTATTACTGACATTGCGCCAACAATTCTTGAATTACTTGATCTTCCGGTCCCGAAAGAAATGATAGGTCTTTCTCTGCTCGGGCGCTTGCTTAAATAA
- the rny gene encoding ribonuclease Y, whose amino-acid sequence MIITTTHLVIIFVAAIIGGVAGYITRQILAQQRRDSIELKIKQLILDAKDEAQKIIDEAKQKAETAIDAAKKEARERESQLRELETRVTQKETNIEKREKDIQTHSQTLAQKGEEIEKIKKDLAQAEEERQKELQKLASLTAEEAKEQLFRLFEKKYEDDVLARIKKIETFGMEKLEQTARNILASVIQRLAPANVSEMTTTTVQIPSDDLKGKIIGKEGRNIRTFERAAGVEVIVDDTPGSIVISSFDPVRRQIAKMALENLVLDGRIQPARIEETIEKAKAEVEKMMKEAGEAAAYEIGVFDLDPRLVILLGRLHFRTSFGQNVLRHSVEMSHIAGMLAEELGADVTIAKKGALLHDIGKAVDHEIPGTHVEIGRRILQKFGVDEAVIKAMQAHHEEYPYETVESIIVQTADAISGGRPGARRDTIEHYLKRLEDLERIANSFEGIEKSYAIQAGREIRIFVSPEHVTDLQAKELARKIAERIEQELKYPGEIKVHVIRETRVIDYAR is encoded by the coding sequence ATGATCATCACCACTACGCACCTGGTCATCATATTTGTAGCAGCAATCATCGGGGGGGTAGCAGGCTACATTACGCGGCAAATTCTCGCCCAGCAACGACGGGACTCGATTGAGCTTAAGATAAAACAGCTCATTCTTGACGCCAAAGACGAGGCGCAAAAGATAATAGACGAAGCAAAACAAAAAGCGGAGACGGCAATTGATGCCGCAAAGAAAGAGGCGCGCGAACGCGAGTCTCAGCTTCGCGAACTCGAAACGCGCGTTACCCAGAAAGAAACGAACATAGAAAAGCGGGAAAAAGACATCCAGACGCATTCCCAAACGCTTGCACAAAAAGGAGAAGAAATAGAAAAGATTAAAAAGGATCTCGCACAAGCCGAAGAAGAACGCCAAAAAGAACTCCAAAAGTTAGCGAGTCTCACCGCGGAAGAAGCAAAAGAACAGCTCTTTCGGCTGTTTGAGAAAAAATACGAAGACGATGTCCTGGCGCGAATCAAAAAGATAGAAACATTCGGCATGGAAAAGCTTGAGCAGACCGCGCGGAACATTCTTGCATCTGTTATTCAGCGCTTAGCTCCTGCAAATGTCTCCGAAATGACAACTACAACTGTGCAAATCCCGTCCGACGACCTCAAGGGAAAGATTATCGGGAAGGAAGGACGCAATATCCGCACCTTTGAGCGTGCCGCGGGAGTTGAAGTTATCGTAGATGATACGCCGGGCTCAATCGTCATCTCAAGTTTTGACCCGGTGCGCCGGCAAATCGCAAAGATGGCGCTTGAAAACTTAGTCCTCGACGGACGAATACAGCCCGCACGGATTGAGGAAACCATTGAAAAAGCAAAAGCAGAAGTAGAAAAGATGATGAAAGAAGCAGGAGAAGCCGCAGCATACGAGATTGGGGTCTTTGACCTGGACCCGCGGCTAGTTATCCTTTTAGGACGGCTGCATTTCCGCACTAGCTTCGGACAAAATGTATTGCGTCATTCCGTTGAAATGTCGCATATCGCGGGCATGCTTGCCGAAGAGCTGGGCGCCGATGTCACCATCGCAAAGAAAGGAGCGCTCTTGCATGATATCGGAAAAGCGGTTGACCACGAAATTCCAGGAACGCATGTTGAAATCGGACGGCGGATACTTCAAAAATTCGGCGTTGACGAAGCGGTCATCAAAGCGATGCAAGCACACCACGAGGAATATCCGTACGAAACAGTTGAATCTATTATCGTGCAGACTGCTGATGCCATTTCCGGCGGACGTCCTGGCGCGCGAAGAGATACGATTGAGCATTATCTCAAGCGCCTTGAAGACCTTGAGCGCATCGCAAATTCATTTGAAGGCATTGAGAAATCATACGCAATACAAGCGGGGCGCGAAATACGCATTTTCGTCTCTCCCGAACATGTAACGGATCTGCAAGCAAAAGAGCTCGCACGCAAGATTGCCGAGCGTATAGAGCAAGAACTCAAATATCCGGGCGAAATCAAAGTCCATGTCATTCGTGAGACCCGTGTCATAGATTATGCCCGATAA